The Leadbettera azotonutricia ZAS-9 genome has a window encoding:
- a CDS encoding sugar ABC transporter ATP-binding protein, which produces MGDYIVELENICKAFSGVPALKDVSFNLKAGEVHALLGENGAGKSTLVKILSGVYTKDSGNIKVFDENIDTLNPKTASELGIAIIHQELNLCSHLTVAENIFLGKELTKHGLLDKRAANEKARELLQSLNIDINPELPVGDLQVSKQQMVEIAKALSKNARVLIMDEPTSALTATEIEELFKIIRNLKEKGCGIIYISHRLEELQHIVDRVTVLRDGTYVITQNYAETTQQKLISYMVGRDIKEKFPRVECTVGKTVLEVKNLNAGRLVRDVSFELHEGEIVGIAGLMGAGRTETTRALYGIDQKQSGEIILDGKPITINKPVDSIRAGIVLIPEDRKKDGLFTKLSVKSNIGLPNLDMLSDIFGIVSKSKEKEMALKSVDDLKIKLSTVESDAANLSGGNQQKVVVGKWMSRSFRVAIFDEPTRGIDVAAKIEIYNIINKLKQDGVGILFVSSEMPEILGISDRILVMCDGRITGVMSRTEATQETLLDLATRFEKKIA; this is translated from the coding sequence ATGGGCGATTATATAGTTGAACTGGAAAATATATGCAAAGCATTTTCCGGTGTTCCGGCCCTCAAGGATGTCAGCTTCAATCTCAAAGCCGGGGAAGTTCATGCCCTCCTGGGTGAGAATGGGGCTGGAAAGTCCACACTGGTCAAGATTCTCAGTGGGGTCTATACAAAAGACTCGGGCAATATCAAGGTTTTCGATGAGAACATCGACACCCTCAATCCAAAGACTGCATCGGAATTAGGCATAGCGATAATACATCAGGAACTGAACCTGTGTTCGCACCTCACTGTTGCCGAAAATATATTTCTTGGGAAAGAATTGACCAAACATGGGCTGCTTGACAAGCGGGCTGCAAACGAGAAAGCCCGGGAACTCCTCCAAAGTCTCAATATCGATATAAATCCGGAATTGCCGGTCGGCGATCTGCAGGTTTCCAAGCAGCAGATGGTGGAGATTGCAAAAGCCCTCTCGAAAAACGCACGTGTTCTGATCATGGACGAGCCTACTTCGGCCCTTACCGCAACTGAAATTGAAGAACTGTTCAAAATTATCCGAAACCTCAAAGAAAAAGGCTGCGGAATTATCTACATATCCCACAGGCTGGAAGAGCTTCAGCATATTGTTGACCGAGTTACTGTTCTCCGGGACGGTACGTATGTCATCACCCAGAACTACGCCGAAACTACCCAGCAAAAATTGATTTCCTACATGGTCGGCCGGGACATAAAAGAAAAGTTCCCCCGTGTCGAGTGCACTGTCGGGAAGACTGTGCTGGAAGTTAAAAACCTCAATGCGGGCCGGCTTGTACGGGATGTGAGTTTTGAACTGCATGAAGGCGAAATCGTGGGGATAGCCGGTCTTATGGGCGCAGGGAGGACCGAAACCACCCGGGCCCTGTACGGTATTGACCAGAAACAGTCGGGAGAAATAATCCTTGATGGCAAGCCCATCACCATAAACAAGCCCGTGGATTCCATCCGGGCAGGGATTGTGCTTATCCCGGAAGATCGCAAAAAAGACGGGCTATTCACCAAGCTTTCCGTAAAAAGCAATATCGGTCTTCCGAATCTCGATATGCTTTCAGATATTTTCGGGATTGTAAGCAAGAGCAAAGAAAAGGAAATGGCGCTTAAATCCGTTGACGATTTGAAGATAAAGCTGTCCACCGTAGAAAGCGATGCGGCGAATCTATCCGGAGGAAATCAGCAAAAAGTCGTGGTAGGCAAATGGATGTCCAGAAGTTTCAGGGTTGCGATCTTTGACGAACCTACACGGGGCATTGATGTTGCGGCCAAAATAGAAATTTATAATATCATAAACAAACTTAAGCAGGATGGCGTCGGCATTCTTTTTGTGTCCTCCGAAATGCCGGAGATACTGGGAATCTCGGACAGGATCCTCGTAATGTGCGATGGCAGAATAACCGGCGTAATGTCCAGGACAGAAGCTACCCAGGAAACGCTTTTGGATCTGGCGACAAGGTTCGAGAAAAAGATAGCATGA
- a CDS encoding bacterial Ig-like domain-containing protein: protein MRKQCAVVSLLSLAILFSVLVGCKTLESASLQSGPFKTVYGQGEDLDLTGLVVMGTYSDDSYRQVQVSPANISGYNKHQPGTQNLMINLSGNSLYFSVEVKPLLALTITRPPTKTIYRQGESLDLTGIIVTATWEGIKDGYFPLASLSASSFDPMSLGSQIIRLNGEGVIAEVEVQVRPLSTLAITKLPTKTLYRRGEKLDLTGLELTGTWEGLGSSVIPSSSILVSEFDSIALGNQNIVLSYSGKSANFRVAVVPLQSITVTRTPSKTVYKEGETIDLAGLELTGFWEGIGNSLINIDATTVSGFDTTKAGTQTLRITIENRTATFPITVIGLSYIEIRQLPEKRVYALGESLDISGMIALGIYTDNTNELIPLQQLTISRFDSYRLGEQTIVVSFNGRTATFTITVVQSGAAQPR, encoded by the coding sequence ATGAGAAAGCAATGCGCTGTTGTATCGTTACTATCACTTGCGATTCTATTTTCCGTCCTGGTGGGATGCAAGACCCTGGAAAGCGCTTCTTTGCAGAGCGGTCCGTTTAAAACCGTTTATGGGCAGGGAGAGGATCTCGATTTGACCGGGCTTGTAGTGATGGGTACCTATAGCGATGACAGCTACAGACAGGTTCAGGTTAGCCCTGCCAATATCTCCGGTTACAACAAGCACCAACCGGGAACGCAAAACCTTATGATTAATCTCAGCGGCAACAGCCTTTATTTTTCGGTGGAGGTTAAGCCGCTGCTGGCCCTCACCATTACCCGCCCTCCGACCAAGACAATTTACCGCCAGGGAGAAAGCCTTGACCTCACCGGCATTATCGTTACGGCGACCTGGGAAGGCATCAAAGATGGGTACTTCCCGCTTGCCAGCCTTTCAGCATCTTCCTTTGATCCTATGTCCCTTGGAAGCCAAATTATAAGGCTCAACGGCGAAGGTGTAATCGCAGAAGTGGAAGTCCAGGTAAGGCCCTTGTCCACTCTGGCGATTACAAAGCTGCCAACAAAAACCCTCTACAGACGGGGCGAAAAGCTTGACCTTACCGGCCTGGAGCTTACCGGAACCTGGGAGGGTCTCGGAAGCAGCGTCATTCCTTCAAGCTCCATCCTGGTTTCTGAATTTGACAGTATCGCTTTAGGGAACCAGAATATCGTCCTTTCTTATTCAGGAAAGTCGGCTAATTTCAGGGTCGCTGTGGTGCCGCTCCAATCCATCACAGTTACCAGAACGCCTTCAAAAACCGTTTACAAAGAAGGCGAAACTATTGATCTTGCCGGCCTGGAGCTTACCGGATTTTGGGAAGGCATAGGGAACAGCCTCATTAACATTGATGCCACCACTGTTTCAGGGTTTGACACTACAAAAGCGGGAACCCAAACGCTGAGAATTACCATAGAAAACAGAACCGCAACTTTTCCCATAACCGTAATCGGCCTCTCGTATATCGAAATACGGCAACTGCCTGAAAAACGGGTATATGCGCTTGGCGAAAGCCTTGATATCTCGGGGATGATAGCCCTGGGGATTTACACCGACAATACCAATGAACTTATCCCGTTGCAGCAATTAACTATCAGCCGTTTTGACAGTTACCGCCTTGGCGAACAGACTATTGTGGTTTCTTTTAACGGCAGGACAGCGACCTTTACCATTACGGTTGTACAGTCGGGAGCAGCGCAGCCAAGGTGA
- a CDS encoding ABC transporter permease, with amino-acid sequence MGIKLNGIQRAFRARGVGQVIVVSGFLIVLLAIFQMLNNNFLGPRNIQNLLRQIAPFIIVGIAQSYVLITGNIDLSIGSVLGMSCMISATLMTHNVPPVFAAGIALIACMVVGVANGFLVAQFKLPPFIATLGTMTIARGIAQISNGSRNTRAIDSSENYKLISPEAAESLRSQIEAFKNFFYYHKFGFLFSTIIIALVIWFIFNFILTSTKIGRHMYAVGSNIEAAKMSGISVLKVTMVAYVVSALCAGVVGLIQTAQSGTGDMSAGNTYELYAVAASVIGGVSTLGGQGILLGTIVGAAIWSTLSNGLSLANVPIAIQNITVGIIVVISVLSDVIIRQRKK; translated from the coding sequence ATGGGCATTAAGTTAAACGGCATTCAAAGGGCTTTCCGTGCGCGGGGCGTCGGCCAGGTTATAGTCGTATCGGGCTTTCTCATCGTATTGCTGGCGATCTTCCAGATGCTGAACAACAACTTTCTGGGCCCAAGAAACATCCAGAACCTGCTCAGACAGATCGCGCCTTTTATTATAGTCGGAATTGCCCAGTCCTATGTACTGATCACAGGCAATATCGATCTTTCCATAGGTTCTGTGCTTGGCATGAGCTGTATGATTTCAGCGACTCTTATGACCCATAATGTGCCGCCGGTATTTGCTGCGGGGATTGCGCTCATTGCATGCATGGTTGTCGGAGTCGCCAACGGTTTCCTTGTTGCCCAGTTCAAACTTCCGCCCTTCATCGCGACACTCGGGACGATGACGATAGCAAGGGGCATAGCGCAGATTAGCAACGGCAGCCGCAATACAAGGGCTATAGATTCAAGCGAAAATTACAAATTGATAAGCCCCGAAGCTGCCGAGTCTTTGCGTTCACAGATAGAAGCTTTTAAAAATTTCTTTTACTATCACAAGTTCGGATTTTTATTCTCTACGATTATAATCGCTTTGGTAATCTGGTTCATCTTTAACTTTATCCTTACCAGTACCAAAATCGGCCGCCACATGTACGCGGTCGGCAGCAATATCGAGGCGGCCAAAATGTCCGGCATAAGCGTGCTCAAGGTTACCATGGTAGCGTATGTGGTCAGCGCCCTCTGCGCAGGAGTTGTCGGGCTTATCCAGACAGCGCAAAGCGGTACAGGGGACATGAGCGCCGGGAACACCTACGAGCTTTATGCCGTCGCGGCAAGTGTTATTGGCGGTGTAAGCACACTTGGCGGACAGGGAATATTGCTGGGTACAATTGTCGGGGCCGCCATTTGGTCAACACTGTCGAACGGTCTTTCCCTTGCAAATGTTCCTATAGCGATCCAGAATATAACAGTAGGTATTATTGTCGTGATTTCCGTGCTGTCCGATGTGATAATCAGGCAGCGCAAGAAATAG